Below is a genomic region from Penaeus monodon isolate SGIC_2016 chromosome 33, NSTDA_Pmon_1, whole genome shotgun sequence.
ACCCCTCAGCAATTTCCATGTCCTCTTCATAACTCTTCTGTTTAAACAGTGGCTGTGGTGCATTGCTAAAGAAGACATGGAAAGGAAACAGTTCACTGACTTGATGGATATTGACAGCCTTTCCAGGGGTGGCTGTGACCTGGCTCAGGTAGCGTTCCCAGCGTGCTAGGACATGTTGCAGGAAGAAGTATCCTGCAGTCTCACAGGAAGCCCCCATCTCCCCAGCCACTCCCAGGGACTCTTTCAGACGAGTGACTTCATCAAGTAACTCCAATCTTTTGCTCAAGACATAGTTTACGCGCCCATACCTACTGAAGTCCTTTTCAGTCTCAAGGGCCTCTTCTCCGTGCCCAAGACGCAGCAGATGCCTCTCATCCACATCTAGAGCAATGATCTTCTCAAAGAGTTGGTTAAGTGCCTGGTTCGAATGTGTAACAACAAGTGTGCGTTCAGCTGGGTTGTTGTGATAAATATTAGAGATGATTTGTACAGCCACATCGGTCTTTCCTGTACCTGGTGGACCTACTACCATTGTAAGGCCAGGTTGCATACCAGACCTAATGGCTTCAACCTGAGTGGGAGTGAACTGTACACGATTCTTACGGGGCACAGTGTATGGGTACGGACCACGACTTGGTATAACATATGGTTCCACACTGATAATCTTAGAAACTTTTGTATCTTCACCTTCGACTGCCCGTTTAGTAGACTTCTGGTCTTCAAAAGCTAACTTAAATGGTGGGTCTCTACTTGCCTTGGGATTATGATTTATGGTGTATCTTGGAAAACTCTTTCTCAAATGCTCAAATTCAAGGAAGGTATCATTAAAATCTAGAGTGGCCAGAGCATTTTCTCTCTGCGAGTAATGGGCCGCACCAGGATCGCCATAGCCTAAAATAATGTCCAACAGCCAATCTGGCACAACACACTTGGTATTCATCAGGTCACGAATTGTTTCTAGGACAGCTTTGAAGTTGTTCTCCTTTGGCTTCCTTCTCATAAGAACATTGAAAGTTTCATACACATCTTCACTGTTGCTGCCAGTTTTGATGTTGTCCATGTCAATTTTGTACTGGTTGCAGTCGAGCCAAACTCGGAAGGTCCTTGTATCTCCCTTTAGCTCTGGCTTTGGCTCCGGTCCTTCTTCTATGACACGGCCATTTTCATCCAACATGCCTTCCACTTCACAGCCTCGGACGTACCTAACACCCCACTCCTCTGGAAAGCTTCCCTCAGGGTTTGGATACAATTTTGGTAGCCTCACAGAAAGCAGGAGGCAAACATCATGCTTCCTAAGGGCTTCCCattcattctttatctctctcctgaCATTCAAGTTAACTGTAATGTCTGCCCTGACCCTTGATGGTTTATCTTCACCCACGTTTGGCTTGGCTACTTCACAGACAGCAAAGTTCTGAATTGGCTGTGCCATGCGAGCCCAGCCACGGAACAAAGTAGATCCATCTTCGGCTGCCCACGGGTTGAGTCTCATCAGAACATCTTCAATATCCTGGCGAATCTCATAAGTTGACTCTAATCTGAACAAGTCAAAGTTTCTGAGCAAATAGTCATGCAGAGTGAGAAACTGGAGATTCAATTTTGGCAATGCTAAGCAAGCATCACCAGAGAAGTACTCAGAGGGAACTATGTTGTCATCCCAAATAATCTGTTCTGTTGGATACAGAGGCATTCTATTAATAGATTCAAGTTGTGATATGCGACGCTGGTACTTCCACAGGATTATTTCAATCAGGAACTTCCTGTCACTCTCATTGCTATCAGCTTCTGGGAGTAAATGCAACAAGTGGCACAGTCTCTGCAAATCTGCATCTTCCAACTGTTCTACATGCTGCCTGAGTGTGGCAGTATCATCTACTGAAGCAATACTGGAAAAGCTAAACTGTGTGAGGTCTTCAAAGTTCTTGAAAGCAATGCTCTGCAAAACTTTCACTTGATCATAATGGATTTTCATAACATCTAAATCTGAGAGTGGTTGGCCAGTGTTATCGTTGATCTCAAACTGTGCATAGACTTTCAGAATGTAAAGCAGCTGAGCAAACAACTTGCCTTCCTCTCTGGCAGCAAGTGTTGACAGCTGACATCTAACTATAAGGTTACAAGAATGCAGCAGTGTGTTGAAGAACCTCCTAGTTGGCAGCTGAGACTCCAAATCAATCATGAGTTCAAGAAATCGCTCACAATAATGGACAACATCCTGTGCCACACCCACATTTTCATCAGCTGGAATTGTGGATAACTTTTGCATGAACTGTTGCATCAAACTGTAGAGAAACTTTGTATCAAAGTTGAAGTTCTCCAGTTCATCTTCTTTGAGCTTCTTCCTGTGTCTTGCTGTTCTTTTCAAAGCCTTGGCCCAATTAGGAAATTCCTTTAGCACTGTCTGTAGCTGACCCTCTGACAGGCATTCCAAAATGTTATATGAAACGGTGTGGCTGATTCCATTTCTTATAAGATCAGTTTCAATACTATTATAGAGATGATTCAAGAACACAATCATGTGAGTCTGCTCCTTCTGTGTGAATTTCCTGGTGGTATCCAAGCAGGCTTTCATCAAATGCCTCAGGAAATTGGGAAAAGGTTCAGGGTGCTTGACAAAAGAGTCCCATGCAGGAACACGTTCTCGGAATTTCTCGTTGACCAGGACAACCACTGACATGAGGTGAGCAGGTGAGGCATTTTCTGAGTAGTTTGGCCACACATAATTCTCCAGATACTGGCTCAACTCCAGGACAACAATTCGTCTTGTTTCGAAGTCTGTTGCTTTCACTTCACTCTGGTAGACATCCTGAATTACTTGTGGATCGTATGGTAGGTGTGAATCCTTGGTATCAGGTGACCAGTACTGCTGTGCTAGGAAAGTCACACGATCAGCACTGATCTGGTCGACTGTTAGTCCCTTCATCTTCCTCGATCTTTAGTTTAGCTTCTTGTCATCATAAACATTCCTCACAGTTGGCCGTCTCTGAAAAGACAGAGAATATAAGTATTATGGCTTAATTAATGAAGAgacaaatactaataacatactTTCTCTGGAGGGAACAAGTAACCCCTGGAATTTCTTAATCTTGAGAAATGTTCAACTCATTCCTCTTTTAAAAATAGTTATTCAATTTTCCATATGATGTTACTTTCACAGACAACAGTATTAGAAGATTTAAAAGATATAAGTATGatgattcacagaaaaaaaatatatatatacaaatataatacagaCAAAAATGGAGTTAAGAATAAAAGATAAcactagaatttaaaaaataaagccaGTGTGAAGCACAGACCAAAAGCATGTGGTTATTATTCTCAAAAAATACTAATGTCAAAATGCCTTGGCAATCTAAAGGGTTTATTTTATGGTAAAGGTTTGCTGGTCTTTCCTGGTGTGCTGAAGACAATGAAGACTATGACAAAAGCTCAGAGAGGCATTTTCTGTAAATACCTTTAAAACATTTACCACCTTTCNNNNNNNNNNNNNNNNNNNNNNNNNNNNNNNNNNNNNNNNNNNNNNNNNNNNNNNNNNNNNNNNNNNNNNNNNNNNNNNNNNNNNNNNNNNNNNNNNNNNNNNNNNNNNNNNNNNNNNNNNNNNNNNNNNNNNNNNNNNNNNNNNNNNNNNNNNNNNNNNNNNNNNNNNNNNNNNNNNNNNNNNNNNNNNNNNNNNNNNNNNNNNNNNNNNNNNNNNNNNNNNNNNNNNNNNNNNNNNNNNNNNNNNNNNNNNNNNNNNNNNNNNNNNNNNNNNNNNNNNNNNNNNNNNNNNNNNNNNNNNNNNNNNNNNNNNNNNNNNNNNNNNNNNNNNNNNNNNNNNNNNNNNNNNNNNNNNNNNNNNNNNNNNNNNNNNNNNNNNNNNNNNNNNNNNNNNNNNNNNNNNNNNNNNNNNNNNNNNNNNNNNNNNNNNNNNNNNNNNNNNNNNNNNNNNNNNNNNNNNNNNNNNNNNNNNNNNNNNNNNNNNNNNNNNNNNNNNNNNNNNNNNNNNNTACCCCTAAAGGGAGGGGATTAAGCTCTATGAAGCCTGGATTTTTGAGATATTAAAAGATTTGTAAGCTTAAAAAATTAAATCTGNNNNNNNNNNNNNNNNNNNNNNNNNNNNNNNNNNNNNNNNNNNNNNNNNNNNNNNNNNNNNNNNNNNNNNNNNNNNNNNNNNNNNNNNNNNNNNNNNNNNNNNNNNNNNNNNNNNNNNNNNNNNNNNNNNNNNNNNNNNNNNNNNNNNNNNNNNNNNNNNNNNNNNNNNNNNNNNNNNNNNNNNNNNNNNNNNNNNNNNNNNNNNNNNNNNNNNNNNNNNNNNNNNNNNNNNNNNNNNNNNNNNNNNNNNNNNNNNNNNNNNNNNNNNNNNNNNNNNNNNNNNNNNNNNNNNNNNNNNNNNNNNNNNNNNNNNNNNNNNNNNNNNNNNNNNNNNNNNNNNNNNNNNNNNNNNNNNNNNNNNNNNNNNNNNNNNNNNNNNNNNNNNNNNNNNNNNNNNNNNNNNNNNNNNNNNNNNNNNNNNNNNNNNNNNNNNNNNNNNNNNNNNNNNNNNNNNNNNNNNNNNNNNNNNNNNNNNNNNNNNNNNNNNNNNNNNNNNNNNNNNNNNNNNNNNNNNNNNNNNNNNNNNNNNNNNNNNNNNNNNNNNNNNNNNNNNNNNNNNNNNNNNNNNNNNNNNNNNNNNNNNNNNNNNNNNNNNNNNNNNNNNNNNNNNNGAGACTTCTTCTTTGTACCATGAAAGTGACAAAACAATGCAGCACAGAGAGTAGCAACAGACACTCAATGCAAGCAATTAGACTCCTGTAACAACAGATCTTTTGTCAGATCTTATGTGCTCATCAAATTTGTAATCAACGACCACAAGATAATAATTGCTTGCTCTATGAAGTCATGGAGTACTACCAACATAAGTACAGGTGATATTTGCCAACAACTTTGATCATACATGGTCGATGACCTGCAGGGCTCTATCTTGTCATAATATACAAGACAAAGATTTTGTAGACTAGCTAGGTGTAGAGAAGGCAAGCTTACAAACGGTTAGGGTTCCTAAATCCTAATAACAAGCATAATGTCTCAGGATAGAAATACTTTAGTTTATATTCTCCAGTAATTTCCCTTGCATGCCTCATACTGAACCCTGACCTTTCATGCCAAATGTTTGTATCTAGATATTTTCACTCAAAACTTGAGGTATTTGCTCTACATATATGCTTTGGTACATtcatctcataattattattattttttaaaatcaatattcGCTAAGATTTTCCAGGTATACCAAGCTAAGATTTGAAACACTCCTCTTCGAAATACAATCTCAATAACGTGCCTTAAAATAACTAAGTGATATTCATATAACACTATGTCTATTGACTAGTTTTCTGGGAGTTTCTGATGCATGTTCACAGTGAGAAATTCTCGCTATACCCATGACAGGGTTAGAGTGAGCGACAGACATTTGGNNNNNNNNNNNNNNNNNNNNNNNNNNNNNNNNNNNNNNNNNNNNNNNNNNNNNNNNNNNNNNNNNNNNNNNNNNNNNNNNNNNNNNNNNNNNNNNNNNNNNNNNNNNNNNNNNNNNNNNNNNNNNNNNNNNNNNNNNNNNNNNNNNNNNAATTCGGTAATTTGGGCGCCACGAATTTGGAGTGAAAATGCGGAGTTGCTGAAGCCTTTGGTGCTAAACGTCAGACAACCACCTCGTGCTTTTACATCATAATTCCTCTACAACAGAAATGCATACTGGTTGTGTCTAGTTAAAGCGCTAAGCTGATAACGCAGGTAAGAAATTCAATCATAAACACTATTAATTTTCGGAAAACTGTCACTTCCTGATAACATTGCCGGATCGTCGGTCTTTTTATTCACAAGGATATCTGTTACTTCTCCATGAAACGTATTATAAAATCAGTAGGGCTCTCTAGGGGAAAGAATGAGTCATTTGTGGTTAGTCTTACCTACGGAGACCGATAAGGAGGATTAAATATTGTTGAAAATCAGGAAAATCcgcttcacacaaacacacgtctctCCACACGATGTATACAACTCGTCCGAATCCCTGGGCTGACTTCATGTATGTTATGAGGGTGTAACATGGAAAGAACTGAATGCAATGGTATTCTAAAAGGCTCGTATTTATGATTGTTTAACTATTGTTTGCTTGATGTTTATGAAATGTAGCGAATATAATGGCACTGGCCTAATCGATTCAACCGAGAAAACGTATTCGTCCGAACAATTTTCGGCTGCGGAAACGTTTTTGaataaatatttccttttatttcgaaATTCCGTGTCAAAGAAACAGTAATGAACGTGAACGACCGTATagtcacaaaaaacacatatatatacttctactGATAAGGaaatatacataccataataCCGATGTATTTTTGGCGTATTTTCATTGTGATTTGAATGTTGCACATACCGCCTATATCAAAATTCTTCCGTGACTGAtcttttatataaagataatatcttCTGACATTTTCAGACCCCTTAGGTTACGATTGTTTCACTTTCGATTTTCAGACTTCCATCAGTTCAATANNNNNNNNNNNNNNNNNNNNNNNNNNNNNNNNNNNNNNNNNNNNNNNNNNNNNNNNNNNNNNNNNNNNNNNNNNNNNNNNNNNNNNNNNNNNNNNNNNNNNNNNNNNNNNNNNNNNNNNNNNNNNNNNNNNNNNNNNNNNNNNNNNNNNNNNNNNNNNNNNNNNNNNNNNNNNNNNNNNNNNNNNNNNNNNNNNNNNNNNNNNNNNNNNNNNNNNNNNNNNNNNNNNNNNNNNNNNNNNNNNNNNNNNNNNNNNNNNNNNNNNNNNNNNNNNNNNNNNNNNNNNNNNNNNNNNNNNNNNNNNNNNNNNNNNNNNNNNNNNNNNNNNNNNNNNNNNNNNNNNNNNNNNNNNNNNNNNNNNNNNNNNNNNNNNNNNNNNNNNNNNNNNNNNNNNNNNNNNNNNNNNNNNNNNNNNNNNNNNNNNNNNNNNNNNNNNNNNNNNNNNNNNNNNNNNNNNNNNNNNNNNNNNNNNNNNNNNNNNNNNNNNNNNNNNNNNNNNNNNNNNNNNNNNNNNNNNNNNNNNNNNNNNNNNNNNNNNNNNNNNNNNNNNNNNNNNNNNNNNNNNNNNNNNNNNNNNNNNNNNNNNNNNNNNNNNNNNNNNNNNNNNNNNNNNNNNNNNNNNNNNNNNNNNNNNNNNNNNNNNNNNNNNNNNNNNNNNNNNNNNNNNNNNNNNNNNNNNNNNNNNNNNNNNNNNNNNNNNNNNNNNNNNNNNNNNNNNNNNNNNNNNNNNNNNNNNNNNNNNNNNNNNNNNNNNNNNNNNNNNNNNNNNNNNNNNNNNNNNNNNNNNNNNNNNNNNNNNNNNNNNNNNNNNNNNNNNNNNNNNNNNNNNNNNNNNNNNNNNNNNNNNNNNNNNNNNNNNNNNNNNNNNNNNNNNNNNNNNNNNNNNNNNNNNNNNNNNNNNNNNNNNNNNNNNNNNNNNNNNNNNNNNNNNNNNNNNNNNNNNNNNNNNNNNNNNNNNNNNNNNNNNNNNNNNNNNNNNNNNNNNNNNNNNNNNNNNNNNNNNNNNNNNNNNNNNNNNNNNNNNNNNNNNNNNNNNNNNNNNNNNNNNNNNNNNNNNNNNNNNNNNNNNNNNNNNNNNNNNNNNNNNNNNNNNNNNNNNNNNNNNNNNNNNNNNNNNNNNNNNNNNNNNNNNNNNNNNNNNNNNNNNNNNNNNNNNNNNNNNNNNNNNNNNNNNNNNNNNNNNNNNNNNNNNNNNNNNNNNNNNNNNNNNNNNNNNNNNNNNNNNNNNNNNNNNNNNNNNNNNNNNNNNNNNNNNNNNNNNNNNNNNNNNNNNNNNNNNNNNNNNNNNNNNNNNNNNNNNNNNNNNNNNNNNNNNNNNNNNNNNNNNNNNNNNNNNNNNNNNNNNNNNNNNNNNNNNNNNNNNNNNNNNNNNNNNNNNNNNNNNNNNNNNNNNNNNNNNNNNNNNNNNNNNNNNNNNNNNNNNNNNNNNNNNNNNNNNNNNNNNNNNNNNNNNNNNNNNNNNNNNNNNNNNNNNNNNNNNNNNNNNNNNNNNNNNNNNNNNNNNNNNNNNNNNNNNNNNNNNNNNNNNNNNNNNNNNNNNNNNNNNNNNNNNNNNNNNNNNNNNNNNNNNNNNNNNNNNNNNNNNNNNNNNNNNNNNNNNNNNNNNNNNNNNNNNNNNNNNNNNNNNNNNNNNNNNNNNNNNNNNNNNNNNNNNNNNNNNNNNNNNNNNNNNNNNNNNNNNNNNNNNNNNNNNNNNNNNNNNNNNNNNNNNNNNNNNNNNNNNNNNNNNNNNNNNNNNNNNNNNNNNNNNNNNNNNNNNNNNNNNNNNNNNNNNNNNNNNNNNNNNNNNNNNNNNNNNNNNNNNNNNNNNNNNNNNNNNNNNNNNNNNNNNNNNNNNNNNNNNNNNNNNNNNNNNNNNNNNNNNNNNNNNNNNNNNNNNNNNNNNNNNNNNNNNNNNNNNNNNNNNNNNNNNNNNNNNNNNNNNNNNNNNNNNNNNNNNNNNNNNNNNNNNNNNNNNNNNNNNNNNNNNNNNNNNNNNNNNNNNNNNNNNNNNNNNNNNNNNNNNNNNNNNNNNNNNNNNNNNNNNNNNNNNNNNNNNNNNNNNNNNNNNNNNNNNNNNNNNNNNNNNNNNNNNNNNNNNNNNNNNNNNNNNNNNNNNNNNNNNNNNNNNNNNNNNNNNNNNNNNNNNNNNNNNNNNNNNNNNNNNNNNNNNNNNNNNNNNNNNNNNNNNNNNNNNNNNNNNNNNNNNNNNNNNNNNNNNNNNNNNNNNNNNNNNNNNNNNNNNNNNNNNNNNNNNNNNNNNNNNNNNNNNNNNNNNNNNNNNNNNNNNNNNNNNNNNNNNNNNNNNNNNNNNNNNNNNNNNNNNNNNNNNNNNNNNNNNNNNNNNNNNNNNNNNNNNNNNNNNNNNNNNNNNNNNNNNNNNNNNNNNNNNNNNNNNNNNNNNNNNNNNNNNNNNNNNNNNNNNNNNNNNNNNNNNNNNNNNNNNNNNNNNNNNNNNNNNNNNNNNNNNNNNNNNNNNNNNNNNNNNNNNNNNNNNNNNNNNNNNNNNNNNNNNNNNNNNNNNNNNNNNNNNNNNNNNNNNNNNNNNNNNNNNNNNNNNNNNNNNNNNNNNNNNNNNNNNNNNNNNNNNNNNNNNNNNNNNNNNNNNNNNNNNNNNNNNNNNNNNNNNNNNNNNNNNNNNNNNNNNNNNNNNNNNNNNNNNNNNNNNNNNNNNNNNNNNNNNNNNNNNNNNNNNNNNNNNNNNNNNNNNNNNNNNNNNNNNNNNNNNNNNNNNNNNNNNNNNNNNNNNNNNNNNNNNNNNNNNNNNNNNNNNNNNNNNNNNNNNNNNNNNNNNNNNNNNNNNNNNNNNNNNNNNNNNNNNNNNNNNNNNNNNNNNNNNNNNNNNNNNNNNNNNNNNNNNNNNNNNNNNNNNNNNNNNNNNNNNNNNNNNNNNNNNNNNNNNNNNNNNNNNNNNNNNNNNNNNNNNNNNNNNNNNNNNNNNNNNNNNNNNNNNNNNNNNNNNNNNNNNNNNNNNNNNNNNNNNNNNNNNNNNNNNNNNNNNNNNNNNNNNNNNNNNNNNNNNNNNNNNNNNNNNNNNNNNNNNNNNNNNNNNNNNNNNNNNNNNNNNNNNNNNNNNNNNNNNNNNNNNNNNNNNNNNNNNNNNNNNNNNNNNNNNNNNNNNNNNNNNNNNNNNNNNNNNNNNNNNNNNNNNNNNNNNNNNNNNNNNNNNNNNNNNNNNNNNNNNNNNNNNNNNNNNNNNNNNNNNNNNNNNNNNNNNNNNNNNNNNNNNNNNNNNNNNNNNNNNNNNNNNNNNNNNNNNNNNNNNNNNNNNNNNNNNNNNNNNNNNNNNNNNNNNNNNNNNNNNNNNNNNNNNNNNNNNNNNNNNNNNNNNNNNNNNNNNNNNNNNNNNNNNNNNNNNNNNNNNNNNNNNNNNNNNNNNNNNNNNNNNNNNNNNNNNNNNNNNNNNNNNNNNNNNNNNNNNNNNNNNNNNNNNNNNNNNNNNNNNNNNNNNNNNNNNNNNNNNNNNNNNNNNNNNNNNNNNNNNNNNNNNNNNNNNNNNNNNNNNNNNNNNNNNNNNNNNNNNNNNNNNNNNNNNNNNNNNNNNNNNNNNNNNNNNNNNNNNNNNNNNNNNNNNNNNNNNNNNNNNNNNNNNNNNNNNNNNNNNNNNNNNNNNNNNNNNNNNNNNNNNNNNNNNNNNNNNNNNNNNNNNNNNNNNNNNNNNNNNNNNNNNNNNNNNNNNNNNNNNNNNNNNNNNNNNNNNNNNNNNNNNNNNNNNNNNNNNNNNNNNNNNNNNNNNNNNNNNNNNNNNNNNNNNNNNNNNNNNNNNNNNNNNNNNNNNNNNNNNNNNNNNNNNNNNNNNNNNNNNNNNNNNNNNNNNNNNNNNNNNNNNNNNNNNNNNNNNNNNNNNNNNNNNNNNNNNNNNNNNNNNNNNNNNNNNNNNNNNNNNNNNNNNNNNNNNNNNNNNNNNNNNNNNNNNNNNNNNNNNNNNNNNNNNNNNNNNNNNNNNNNNNNNNNNNNNNNNNNNNNNNNNNNNNNNNNNNNNNNNNNNNNNNNNNNNNNNNNNNNNNNNNNNNNNNNNNNNNNNNNNNNNNNNNNNNNNNNNNNNNNNNNNNNNNNNNNNNNNNNNNNNNNNNNNNNNNNNNNNNNNNNNNNNNNNNNNNNNNNNNNNNNNNNNNNNNNNNNNNNNNNNNNNNNNNNNNNNNNNNNNNNNNNNNNNNNNNNNNNNNNNNNNNNNNNNNNNNNNNNNNNNNNNNNNNNNNNNNNNNNNNNNNNNNNNNNNNNNNNNNNNNNNNNNNNNNNNNNNNNNNNNNNNNNNNNNNNNNNNNNNNNNNNNNNNNNNNNNNNNNNNNNNNNNNNNNNNNNNNNNNNNNNNNNNNNNNNNNNNNNNNNNNNNNNNNNNNNNNNNNNNNNNNNNNNNNNNNNNNNNNNNNNNNNNNNNNNNNNNNNNNNNNNNNNNNNNNNNNNNNNNNNNNNNNNNNNNNNNNNNNNNNNNNNNNNNNNNNNNNNNNNNNNNNNNNNNNNNNNNNNNNNNNNNNNNNNNNNNNNNNNNNNNNNNNNNNNNNNNNNNNNNNNNNNNNNNNNNNNNNNNNNNNNNNNNNNNNNNNNNNNNNNNNNNNNNNNNNNNNNNNNNNNNNNNNNNNNNNNNNNNNNNNNNNNNNNNNNNNNNNNNNNNNNNNNNNNNNNNNNNNNNNNNNNNNNNNNNNNNNNNNNNNNNNNNNNNNNNNNNNNNNNNNNNNNNNNNNNNNNNNNNNNNNNNNNNNNNNNNNNNNNNNNNNNNNNNNNNNNNNNNNNNNNNNNNNNNNNNNNNNNNNNNNNNNNNNNNNNNNNNNNNNNNNNNNNNNNNNNNNNNNNNNNNNNNNNNNNNNNNNNNNNNNNNNNNNNNNNNNNNNNNNNNNNNNNNNNNNNNNNNNNNNNNNNNNNNNNNNNNNNNNNNNNNNNNNNNNNNNNNNNNNNNNNNNNNNNNNNNNNNNNNNNNNNNNNNNNNNNNNNNNNNAATCAAGAAAATATAGTTGACATGTCTGTTAACTCAACTGTAAGGATAACAAAATAACtaagtaaaatttatatttcagtGTAAAATTTACTGAAATAGTTGAGTAATTGACTTCCCTATTAAGGAAATATTGAATATAACAAAATGTATGTCTGATTTCAATAACACCAATATCAATGTTTTCGAAATCCTTATTACATTTGCATTCATTACACAATTTGCAAgtaacacaaaattatattttcttatcatttagtCATCTAGTAATGATGCCATTTATGTATCTAAACCTCACTTTGCTATGTAAAATTTGGTTTTCTCACAGTGAAACAAAGAAATTGGAATGTAgaactttattatcactttttcattTCGAGCAACAGATCAGACTTTGACAGAAATCAACAAGTTTTACAAGGCACAAAACCCAGGACGACAGTTTCATGcgtacaccccaccacacaataaACGCTGTGGCATAATGCTAGCACCAGTGGGCAGACTCctaaatgttaaatgttaaacTCCAgactttttattatatcatttttggttAAATTTAAGTATTCGTGAAATGTCACTGTCAGTTGCGACATACTGCAGCGGTAGCAAATCTTTTTCGTAGTTTACAGCAATAAAGAGCAAATGAACATTTGGTGAAATTCTGAAGTAACTGGAGACGTGATATTCATATAACCTCATACTTCAAAATGAagcatgtttgtttatgtatcacTAAAAGTATATGAATCTCCTTTCTGTACttgaatatcattatattaagcaAAGCATTTTGAGAATTACATCAACCTTCAGCAAGCACATGTACCCCGTTTCAGACGTGGACTGGGATGGATCTTTGATAACCCTGGACAATCCAGAAATTACCTAAAATATAACAACTGCTTAGTGTATCAGACAGGAATTCTTGCATTt
It encodes:
- the LOC119594435 gene encoding RNA helicase aquarius-like — its product is MKGLTVDQISADRVTFLAQQYWSPDTKDSHLPYDPQVIQDVYQSEVKATDFETRRIVVLELSQYLENYVWPNYSENASPAHLMSVVVLVNEKFRERVPAWDSFVKHPEPFPNFLRHLMKACLDTTRKFTQKEQTHMIVFLNHLYNSIETDLIRNGISHTVSYNILECLSEGQLQTVLKEFPNWAKALKRTARHRKKLKEDELENFNFDTKFLYSLMQQFMQKLSTIPADENVGVAQDVVHYCERFLELMIDLESQLPTRRFFNTLLHSCNLIVRCQLSTLAAREEGKLFAQLLYILKVYAQFEINDNTGQPLSDLDVMKIHYDQVKVLQSIAFKNFEDLTQFSFSSIASVDDTATLRQHVEQLEDADLQRLCHLLHLLPEADSNESDRKFLIEIILWKYQRRISQLESINRMPLYPTEQIIWDDNIVPSEYFSGDACLALPKLNLQFLTLHDYLLRNFDLFRLESTYEIRQDIEDVLMRLNPWAAEDGSTLFRGWARMAQPIQNFAVCEVAKPNVGEDKPSRVRADITVNLNVRREIKNEWEALRKHDVCLLLSVRLPKLYPNPEGSFPEEWGVRYVRGCEVEGMLDENGRVIEEGPEPKPELKGDTRTFRVWLDCNQYKIDMDNIKTGSNSEDVYETFNVLMRRKPKENNFKAVLETIRDLMNTKCVVPDWLLDIILGYGDPGAAHYSQRENALATLDFNDTFLEFEHLRKSFPRYTINHNPKASRDPPFKLAFEDQKSTKRAVEGEDTKVSKIISVEPYVIPSRGPYPYTVPRKNRVQFTPTQVEAIRSGMQPGLTMVVGPPGTGKTDVAVQIISNIYHNNPAERTLVVTHSNQALNQLFEKIIALDVDERHLLRLGHGEEALETEKDFSRYGRVNYVLSKRLELLDEVTRLKESLGVAGEMGASCETAGYFFLQHVLARWERYLSQVTATPGKAVNIHQVSELFPFHVFFSNAPQPLFKQKSYEEDMEIAEGCFRYLENIFTQLKEFRAFEMLRSGLDRTRYLLVKEAKIIAMTCTHAALKRRELVDLGFQFDNILMEESAQILEIETFIPLLLQNPEDGRNRLKRWVMIGDHHQLPPVIKNMAFQKYSNCEQSLFTRFVRLGVPTVQLDAQGRARPSICALYNWRYKNLGDLPHVTSWPEFRTANAGMWYEYQLINVEDLEGRGESEPRKYFYQNLAEAEYVVHLYMYMRLLGYPASKISLLTTYNGQKELLRDVVEQRCAQNPLFGRPHKISTVDKYQGQQNDYILLSLVRTRAVGHLRDVRRLVVAMSRARLGLYIFARVSLFKNCYELQPAFSLLTKRPLQLQLAPWENVPTERPYTQPPNGEAVVVKDVIHMSSVVHQLYSDVCATINSIVSLQAGPGAMMTHELPPDTGARYDSDEETPAEEEAQADTLIVNEVESK